One stretch of Hemibagrus wyckioides isolate EC202008001 linkage group LG01, SWU_Hwy_1.0, whole genome shotgun sequence DNA includes these proteins:
- the rreb1a gene encoding ras-responsive element-binding protein 1 isoform X3 — protein sequence MDSSTEEKKSGEEVSTAISTMKAKQTEETDQHTESQRKSAVSVADAQIRVEAGKEGADGADLSSITSMMSTVMKAAQLNGGVEVSNKTPTKTSSKSPSASRSGRKGQDAKDDTSSLICPLCDKNCQNQHQLTMHIRQHNSEAGTSDHSCSICGKCLSSASSLDRHMLVHSGERPYKCSVCNQTFTTNGNMHRHMKIHDKDPSLSSPTSPPLAGKRKRPSAIISKKKPSHSDNGEQADEPSSKRQVLEDGGVDDQTGSKGQEEQLPCPICFKTLNSKNELETHMETHPDTALRCENCCISFRTHRGLLRHNAVIHKQLPTDASGRPFIQNNPSIPLGFNDLAFIDFSCRKFPHIAQVWCETNLRRCTSKLHRFVCETCDKAFPLSMALDLHKSTHDTSEAKEESVSSQPASTESSMSEKSGFMDSLGLQHISQVKPVPSEEDAFQAALDSIRVIHVDPSSIQKESSFPGGISLSLVDPSSLRGLSQHEALKLLSLQPFQTGFLVQPDGAMVVKPVCGETGMELADIQQILKVASAAPNQISPPPLSKAPCSAVQSNYKQMPPLKPKPLVAPRTNMTTSTPPPLLSTQQASLGCISPSLPPLAGQFPKAAKELSSSSSSSSSTCNQASIEKMQMEADCMGDAHTPMDTDDQQIKQAEEKIREPSGKKGAGRKGSYPCRFCDQVFAYSGVLQAHMRYHLGILPHQCNICDYVAPDKATLIRHLRTHSGERPYVCRVCHYPFTVKANCERHLRKKHMKNTRKEIEKNIKYVTSSTSMPDGLEQTGDTACHVCGEDLKTYRALQIHMRVHNGFQRKPYECKRCGAAFLAKRNCIHHLLKQHPEIKEQDIEEHIAAITVTSSQKSPKPSSVNGVPPSASLRPIKVEDLSFYAADQDQPLDFSNKNRGGNNAGNSSASPRIKVEPATYDDSMEPIDLSIPKNPEKKIKINPDTVLQREVKKEQTSLNIMDHTLALGLKTDRAIDEKPQQLGCYQLPAALTTVGTTSAASRALRLKPLLPKPNSAGVKELPPLASIAQIISSVSGAPDLLKRDSPNGGLDSVSDSSAEEFLQEGSKRRRSNKRQSISISREKPAMNSTDPSIDLESSGEFASVEKMLATSNANKFSTYLKTNMMELERKEGEQSCNGDKKETKDEKQMQGKQTSQPQQSKGKKNAYSNSVQKMTCPFCPRVFPWASSLQRHMLTHTGQKPYPCPKCEALFSTKSNCERHLLRKHGVTNRILRQNGAMLNSKETEDCSPESAESMSETELPSGEAMELTNSGAEKPTASDAEKPSPAKPTEAAAVKPLHHQGEPEHQDVHESLRRKSTVNDDDTHSNKSLDLNFASKLIDFTFSEGEQQRSSPAVDSDSHEQEESKLTCKSCNKSFKYAATLARHEKVHVLESAADATSMDSKVDNVAESCELKKDDVEDEVEKVDRNGTAESDGAGSTMDSGSEDDTGERSDEEGGATEPKSCDGEAELSGIKTDKRKKICGVCGKRFWSLQDLTRHMRSHTGERPYKCQTCERTFTLKHSLVRHQRIHQKPRGADGEMGRAVEEEGFSGGSASERVSTPTSTNPPSENESESMKEKKRESAYSTNREPELSKEPEPATETPKEPPAEQLASDSPSEVEQPHGFLQGLLEIHSKPDIERILPTTEPPLLGVE from the exons ATGGATAGTTCAACAGAAGAGAAGAAGTCAGGGGAGGAGGTCAGCACTGCCATCAGCACCATGAAGGCCAAGCAGACAGAGGAAACAGATCAACACACTG AGAGTCAGAGAAAGTCGGCGGTGAGCGTAGCCGATGCACAGATCCGAGTGGAGGCAGGGAAAGAGGGAGCGGATGGAGCAGACCTGTCGTCTATCACATCGATGATGAGCACTGTGATGAAAGCAGCTCAGCTTAATGGAGGAGTGGAGGTTTCCAACAAAACCCCCACCAAAACTTCCAGTAAGAGCCCCAGCGCCAGCCGCTCCGGCAGGAAGggtcag GATGCCAAGGATGACACCTCATCTCTCATCTGCCCACTGTGTGACAAAAATTGTCAAAACCAGCACCAGCTTACGATGCACATTcgccag catAACTCTGAAGCCGGCACTTCAGATCACTCGTGCAGTATCTGTGGAAAGTGCCTGAGCTCGGCCAGTTCTCTGGACCGCCACATGTTGGTGCACAGCGGCGAGAGGCCATACAAATGCTCTGTGTGCAACCAGACTTTCACCACCAACGGCAACATGCACAG GCACATGAAGATCCATGATAAAGATCCTTCCCTCTCCAGCCCCACCAGCCCACCATTAGCCGGTAAACGGAAACGCCCCTCTGCGATTATTTCCAAGAAGAAACCCAGCCATAGTGACAATGGAGAACAGGCTGATGAACCATCCAGTAAAAGG CAGGTTTTAGAAGATGGTGGAGTGGATGATCAGACAGGGAGCAAGGGGCAGGAGGAGCAGCTGCCATGCCCCATCTGCTTCAAGACGCTCAACTCCAAAAATGAACTGGAAACTCATATGGAAACCCATCCTGACACTGCACTCAG GTGTGAGAATTGTTGCATCTCATTTCGGACACATCGAGGTTTGCTCCGTCACAATGCAGTCATCCATAAGCAGCTGCCAACAGATGCCAGTGGACGGCCATTCATTCAGAACAACCCCTCCATACCCCTAGGCTTCAATGATCTAGCTTTCATTGACTTCTCCTGTCGCAAATTCCCTCACATTGCCCAG GTTTGGTGTGAAACCAATCTACGCCGCTGCACCAGCAAGCTTCATCGCTTTGTGTGCGAGACCTGCGACAAAGCGTTCCCTTTAAGTATGGCATTAGACTTGCACAAGTCCACACATGACACTTCTGAAGCCAAGGAGGAGTCTGTTTCATCCCAGCCTGCCAGTACAGAGTCCTCCATGTCTGAGAAAAGTGGCTTCATGGACTCGCTGGGTTTGCAGCACATTTCTCAGGTCAAGCCTGTACCCTCAGAGGAGGATGCCTTTCAAGCAGCTCTAGACAGTATCCGTGTAATCCATGTGGATCCATCATCGATCCAAAAGGAGTCTAGCTTTCCTGGTGGGATTAGCCTGTCTCTGGTGGATCCATCATCTCTTCGGGGTTTGTCCCAGCACGAGGCACTCAAACTTCTTTCTTTACAGCCATTTCAGACTGGTTTTCTTGTCCAGCCAGATGGCGCGATGGTAGTAAAACCAGTTTGTGGCGAGACTGGAATGGAACTGGCTGACATACAGCAGATCCTCAAAGTGGCTTCTGCTGCCCCAAACCAGATCAGCCCCCCTCCCTTGTCCAAGGCACCATGCAGTGCAGTGCAGTCAAACTACAAGCAGATGCCCCCACTCAAGCCAAAGCCTCTGGTGGCTCCCAGGACCAATATGACAACCTCTACTCCCCCTCCCCTTTTAAGCACCCAGCAGGCATCACTAGGTTGCATCAGCCCCAGTCTACCACCACTTGCTGGCCAGTTTCCAAAGGCTGCCAAGGAActgtcttcatcttcatcttcatcttcttctactTGCAACCAGGCTTCTATTGAAAAAATGCAAATGGAAGCTGATTGCATGGGTGATGCCCACACTCCCATGGACACAGATGACCAACAAATTAAGCAGGCAGAAGAAAAGATAAGGGAGCCATCTGGAAAAAAGGGAGCAGGTCGCAAAGGGTCATACCCCTGCCGCTTTTGTGACCAGGTATTTGCATATTCAGGGGTACTACAGGCACACATGCGATATCATCTGGGTATTTTGCCCCACCAGTGTAATATTTGTGACTATGTTGCTCCTGACAAAGCCACACTGATTCGTCATCTACGCACCCACAGTGGTGAGAGACCTTACGTCTGCCGAGTCTGCCATTACCCATTCACTGTTAAAGCCAACTGTGAGCGCCACCTTCGCAAGAAACACATGAAGAACACCCGGAAGGAAATCGAGAAAAATATCAAGTATGTCACCTCATCCACGTCGATGCCTGATGGATTAGAACAGACTGGTGACACCGCCTGTCATGTATGTGGTGAGGACCTTAAGACCTACCGAGCCCTACAGATCCACATGCGTGTCCACAATGGCTTCCAGAGAAAGCCGTATGAGTGTAAACGCTGTGGAGCAGCCTTTTTAGCCAAGCGTAACTGTATCCATCACCTTCTGAAACAGCACCCTGAGATTAAAGAGCAGGATATAGAAGAGCATATAGCTGCTATCACTGTGACTTCTTCTCAAAAGAGTCCTAAACCTTCTTCAGTCAACGGAGTGCCACCAAGTGCTTCGCTCCGTCCCATTAAAGTGGAGGATCTAAGTTTCTATGCCGCAGATCAGGACCAACCGCTGGACTTCTCAAACAAAAATCGAGGAGGTAATAATGCTGGAAACAGCAGTGCTTCTCCTAGAATCAAGGTGGAGCCTGCCACTTATGATGATTCCATGGAGCCCATTGATCTCTCTATTCCCAAAAATCCTGagaaaaagataaagataaatccTGACACAGTGCTGCAAagagaagtaaaaaaagaacagaCATCCCTTAACATAATGGATCACACACTTGCCCTGGGCCTGAAAACAGATAGAGCCATTGATGAGAAACCTCAGCAGCTTGGGTGCTACCAGCTTCCTGCTGCCTTGACCACCGTTGGTACAACCAGTGCAGCAAGTCGTGCCTTGCGACTAAAGCCCCTGCTACCTAAACCGAATTCTGCTGGTGTGAAGGAGCTCCCTCCATTGGCCTCTATTGCCCAGATTATCTCCTCTGTCTCTGGTGCCCCCGATCTCCTTAAACGAGACAGCCCTAATGGCGGTCTTGATTCTGTCTCAGACAGCTCAGCCGAGGAGTTTCTCCAGGAGGGatccaaaagaagaagaagcaataAAAGGCAATCCATCAGCATATCTAGGGAAAAGCCTGCAATGAATTCAACAGACCCTAGTATCGACCTAGAGTCCAGCGGTGAATTTGCCAGTGTGGAGAAGATGCTGGCCACCAGTAATGCCAATAAATTCAGCACCTACTTAAAAACCAACATGATGGAGCTAGAAAGGAAAGAGGGAGAACAGTCATGCAATGGTGACAAGAAAGAAACGAAAGATGAAAAACAGATGCAAGGCAAGCAGACCTCACAACCTCAACAGTCAAAAGGGAAAAAGAATGCATACTCAAACTCTGTGCAAAAAATGACTTGCCCATTCTGTCCCAGAGTCTTTCCATGGGCCAGCTCACTCCAACGCcacatgctgacacacacag GTCAAAAGCCGTACCCTTGCCCTAAATGCGAAGCCCTATTCTCAACCAAGTCCAACTGTGAGCGCCATCTTTTACGCAAACACGGTGTAACCAATAGAATCCTCCGGCAAAATGGTGCCATGCTAAACTCCAAGGAGACAGAGGATTGCTCACCAGAGAGTGCAG AGAGCATGTCCGAAACAGAGCTCCCTAGTGGTGAGGCAATGGAGTTGACAAATTCTGGAGCTGAAAAGCCAACTGCATCAGATGCTGAAAAACCCTCCCCTGCCAAGCCAACAGAAGCAGCTGCAGTAAAGCCTCTCCACCACCAGGGGGAGCCAGAACACCAGGATGTGCACGAGTCATTGAGAAGAAAAAGCACAGTCAATGATGATGATACACACAGCAATAAAAGCCTGGACCTGAACTTTGCCAGCAAATTAATTGACTTTACATTCTCAGAGGGTGAACAGCAGAGGTCCTCTCCTGCTGTAGATAGTGATTCACATGAACAGGAAGAGTCCAAGCTGACCTGCAAGAGCTGCAACAAGAGCTTCAAATACGCCGCCACTCTAGCACGACATGAAAAAGTTCACGTGTTAGAAAGTGCAGCCGACGCCACCAGCATGGACTCCAAAGTGGACAACGTGGCCGAGTCTTGCGAACTGAAAAAGGATGACGTAGAGGACGAGGTGGAGAAAGTGGACCGAAATGGGACGGCAGAAAGTGATGGAGCAGGCAGTACGATGGACAGTGGCTCTGAGGACGACACTGGGGAGAGGAGTGATGAAGAAGGAGGTGCAACTGAACCGAAGAGCTGTGATGGGGAGGCTGAATTGTCTGGGATCAAAACTGACAAGAGGAAGAAGATATGCGGAGTGTGTGGCAAACGCTTCTGGAGCCTTCAGGATCTGACAAGACACATGCGCTCTCACACAG GTGAACGTCCCTACAAGTGTCAGACCTGCGAGCGCACATTCACCCTGAAGCACAGCCTGGTCAGGCACCAGCGTATACACCAGAAACCCCGTGGTGCAGACGGAGAGATGGGAAGAGCTGTAGAGGAAGAGGGATTCAGTGGGGGCTCAGCTAGCGAAAGGGTGTCCACCCCGACCAGCACGAACCCTCCGTCTGAAAACGAGAGTGAAAGTATGAAGGAGAAAAAGCGAGAGTCTGCCTACAGTACAAACAGGGAGCCGGAACTCAGCAAAGAGCCGGAACCAGCTACAGAGACACCCAAAGAGCCTCCAGCAGAGCAACTAGCCTCGGATTCACCCTCAGAGGTGGAGCAACCACACGGATTTCTGCAAGGCCTGCTGGAGATCCATTCCAAGCCTGACATTGAACGCATCCTCCCTACCACCGAGCCACCTCTGCTCGGGGTGGAGTGA
- the rreb1a gene encoding ras-responsive element-binding protein 1 isoform X1, with amino-acid sequence MSRRKQPNPNKVKLMDSSTEEKKSGEEVSTAISTMKAKQTEETDQHTESQRKSAVSVADAQIRVEAGKEGADGADLSSITSMMSTVMKAAQLNGGVEVSNKTPTKTSSKSPSASRSGRKGQDAKDDTSSLICPLCDKNCQNQHQLTMHIRQHNSEAGTSDHSCSICGKCLSSASSLDRHMLVHSGERPYKCSVCNQTFTTNGNMHRHMKIHDKDPSLSSPTSPPLAGKRKRPSAIISKKKPSHSDNGEQADEPSSKRQVLEDGGVDDQTGSKGQEEQLPCPICFKTLNSKNELETHMETHPDTALRCENCCISFRTHRGLLRHNAVIHKQLPTDASGRPFIQNNPSIPLGFNDLAFIDFSCRKFPHIAQVWCETNLRRCTSKLHRFVCETCDKAFPLSMALDLHKSTHDTSEAKEESVSSQPASTESSMSEKSGFMDSLGLQHISQVKPVPSEEDAFQAALDSIRVIHVDPSSIQKESSFPGGISLSLVDPSSLRGLSQHEALKLLSLQPFQTGFLVQPDGAMVVKPVCGETGMELADIQQILKVASAAPNQISPPPLSKAPCSAVQSNYKQMPPLKPKPLVAPRTNMTTSTPPPLLSTQQASLGCISPSLPPLAGQFPKAAKELSSSSSSSSSTCNQASIEKMQMEADCMGDAHTPMDTDDQQIKQAEEKIREPSGKKGAGRKGSYPCRFCDQVFAYSGVLQAHMRYHLGILPHQCNICDYVAPDKATLIRHLRTHSGERPYVCRVCHYPFTVKANCERHLRKKHMKNTRKEIEKNIKYVTSSTSMPDGLEQTGDTACHVCGEDLKTYRALQIHMRVHNGFQRKPYECKRCGAAFLAKRNCIHHLLKQHPEIKEQDIEEHIAAITVTSSQKSPKPSSVNGVPPSASLRPIKVEDLSFYAADQDQPLDFSNKNRGGNNAGNSSASPRIKVEPATYDDSMEPIDLSIPKNPEKKIKINPDTVLQREVKKEQTSLNIMDHTLALGLKTDRAIDEKPQQLGCYQLPAALTTVGTTSAASRALRLKPLLPKPNSAGVKELPPLASIAQIISSVSGAPDLLKRDSPNGGLDSVSDSSAEEFLQEGSKRRRSNKRQSISISREKPAMNSTDPSIDLESSGEFASVEKMLATSNANKFSTYLKTNMMELERKEGEQSCNGDKKETKDEKQMQGKQTSQPQQSKGKKNAYSNSVQKMTCPFCPRVFPWASSLQRHMLTHTGQKPYPCPKCEALFSTKSNCERHLLRKHGVTNRILRQNGAMLNSKETEDCSPESAESMSETELPSGEAMELTNSGAEKPTASDAEKPSPAKPTEAAAVKPLHHQGEPEHQDVHESLRRKSTVNDDDTHSNKSLDLNFASKLIDFTFSEGEQQRSSPAVDSDSHEQEESKLTCKSCNKSFKYAATLARHEKVHVLESAADATSMDSKVDNVAESCELKKDDVEDEVEKVDRNGTAESDGAGSTMDSGSEDDTGERSDEEGGATEPKSCDGEAELSGIKTDKRKKICGVCGKRFWSLQDLTRHMRSHTGERPYKCQTCERTFTLKHSLVRHQRIHQKPRGADGEMGRAVEEEGFSGGSASERVSTPTSTNPPSENESESMKEKKRESAYSTNREPELSKEPEPATETPKEPPAEQLASDSPSEVEQPHGFLQGLLEIHSKPDIERILPTTEPPLLGVE; translated from the exons TGATGGATAGTTCAACAGAAGAGAAGAAGTCAGGGGAGGAGGTCAGCACTGCCATCAGCACCATGAAGGCCAAGCAGACAGAGGAAACAGATCAACACACTG AGAGTCAGAGAAAGTCGGCGGTGAGCGTAGCCGATGCACAGATCCGAGTGGAGGCAGGGAAAGAGGGAGCGGATGGAGCAGACCTGTCGTCTATCACATCGATGATGAGCACTGTGATGAAAGCAGCTCAGCTTAATGGAGGAGTGGAGGTTTCCAACAAAACCCCCACCAAAACTTCCAGTAAGAGCCCCAGCGCCAGCCGCTCCGGCAGGAAGggtcag GATGCCAAGGATGACACCTCATCTCTCATCTGCCCACTGTGTGACAAAAATTGTCAAAACCAGCACCAGCTTACGATGCACATTcgccag catAACTCTGAAGCCGGCACTTCAGATCACTCGTGCAGTATCTGTGGAAAGTGCCTGAGCTCGGCCAGTTCTCTGGACCGCCACATGTTGGTGCACAGCGGCGAGAGGCCATACAAATGCTCTGTGTGCAACCAGACTTTCACCACCAACGGCAACATGCACAG GCACATGAAGATCCATGATAAAGATCCTTCCCTCTCCAGCCCCACCAGCCCACCATTAGCCGGTAAACGGAAACGCCCCTCTGCGATTATTTCCAAGAAGAAACCCAGCCATAGTGACAATGGAGAACAGGCTGATGAACCATCCAGTAAAAGG CAGGTTTTAGAAGATGGTGGAGTGGATGATCAGACAGGGAGCAAGGGGCAGGAGGAGCAGCTGCCATGCCCCATCTGCTTCAAGACGCTCAACTCCAAAAATGAACTGGAAACTCATATGGAAACCCATCCTGACACTGCACTCAG GTGTGAGAATTGTTGCATCTCATTTCGGACACATCGAGGTTTGCTCCGTCACAATGCAGTCATCCATAAGCAGCTGCCAACAGATGCCAGTGGACGGCCATTCATTCAGAACAACCCCTCCATACCCCTAGGCTTCAATGATCTAGCTTTCATTGACTTCTCCTGTCGCAAATTCCCTCACATTGCCCAG GTTTGGTGTGAAACCAATCTACGCCGCTGCACCAGCAAGCTTCATCGCTTTGTGTGCGAGACCTGCGACAAAGCGTTCCCTTTAAGTATGGCATTAGACTTGCACAAGTCCACACATGACACTTCTGAAGCCAAGGAGGAGTCTGTTTCATCCCAGCCTGCCAGTACAGAGTCCTCCATGTCTGAGAAAAGTGGCTTCATGGACTCGCTGGGTTTGCAGCACATTTCTCAGGTCAAGCCTGTACCCTCAGAGGAGGATGCCTTTCAAGCAGCTCTAGACAGTATCCGTGTAATCCATGTGGATCCATCATCGATCCAAAAGGAGTCTAGCTTTCCTGGTGGGATTAGCCTGTCTCTGGTGGATCCATCATCTCTTCGGGGTTTGTCCCAGCACGAGGCACTCAAACTTCTTTCTTTACAGCCATTTCAGACTGGTTTTCTTGTCCAGCCAGATGGCGCGATGGTAGTAAAACCAGTTTGTGGCGAGACTGGAATGGAACTGGCTGACATACAGCAGATCCTCAAAGTGGCTTCTGCTGCCCCAAACCAGATCAGCCCCCCTCCCTTGTCCAAGGCACCATGCAGTGCAGTGCAGTCAAACTACAAGCAGATGCCCCCACTCAAGCCAAAGCCTCTGGTGGCTCCCAGGACCAATATGACAACCTCTACTCCCCCTCCCCTTTTAAGCACCCAGCAGGCATCACTAGGTTGCATCAGCCCCAGTCTACCACCACTTGCTGGCCAGTTTCCAAAGGCTGCCAAGGAActgtcttcatcttcatcttcatcttcttctactTGCAACCAGGCTTCTATTGAAAAAATGCAAATGGAAGCTGATTGCATGGGTGATGCCCACACTCCCATGGACACAGATGACCAACAAATTAAGCAGGCAGAAGAAAAGATAAGGGAGCCATCTGGAAAAAAGGGAGCAGGTCGCAAAGGGTCATACCCCTGCCGCTTTTGTGACCAGGTATTTGCATATTCAGGGGTACTACAGGCACACATGCGATATCATCTGGGTATTTTGCCCCACCAGTGTAATATTTGTGACTATGTTGCTCCTGACAAAGCCACACTGATTCGTCATCTACGCACCCACAGTGGTGAGAGACCTTACGTCTGCCGAGTCTGCCATTACCCATTCACTGTTAAAGCCAACTGTGAGCGCCACCTTCGCAAGAAACACATGAAGAACACCCGGAAGGAAATCGAGAAAAATATCAAGTATGTCACCTCATCCACGTCGATGCCTGATGGATTAGAACAGACTGGTGACACCGCCTGTCATGTATGTGGTGAGGACCTTAAGACCTACCGAGCCCTACAGATCCACATGCGTGTCCACAATGGCTTCCAGAGAAAGCCGTATGAGTGTAAACGCTGTGGAGCAGCCTTTTTAGCCAAGCGTAACTGTATCCATCACCTTCTGAAACAGCACCCTGAGATTAAAGAGCAGGATATAGAAGAGCATATAGCTGCTATCACTGTGACTTCTTCTCAAAAGAGTCCTAAACCTTCTTCAGTCAACGGAGTGCCACCAAGTGCTTCGCTCCGTCCCATTAAAGTGGAGGATCTAAGTTTCTATGCCGCAGATCAGGACCAACCGCTGGACTTCTCAAACAAAAATCGAGGAGGTAATAATGCTGGAAACAGCAGTGCTTCTCCTAGAATCAAGGTGGAGCCTGCCACTTATGATGATTCCATGGAGCCCATTGATCTCTCTATTCCCAAAAATCCTGagaaaaagataaagataaatccTGACACAGTGCTGCAAagagaagtaaaaaaagaacagaCATCCCTTAACATAATGGATCACACACTTGCCCTGGGCCTGAAAACAGATAGAGCCATTGATGAGAAACCTCAGCAGCTTGGGTGCTACCAGCTTCCTGCTGCCTTGACCACCGTTGGTACAACCAGTGCAGCAAGTCGTGCCTTGCGACTAAAGCCCCTGCTACCTAAACCGAATTCTGCTGGTGTGAAGGAGCTCCCTCCATTGGCCTCTATTGCCCAGATTATCTCCTCTGTCTCTGGTGCCCCCGATCTCCTTAAACGAGACAGCCCTAATGGCGGTCTTGATTCTGTCTCAGACAGCTCAGCCGAGGAGTTTCTCCAGGAGGGatccaaaagaagaagaagcaataAAAGGCAATCCATCAGCATATCTAGGGAAAAGCCTGCAATGAATTCAACAGACCCTAGTATCGACCTAGAGTCCAGCGGTGAATTTGCCAGTGTGGAGAAGATGCTGGCCACCAGTAATGCCAATAAATTCAGCACCTACTTAAAAACCAACATGATGGAGCTAGAAAGGAAAGAGGGAGAACAGTCATGCAATGGTGACAAGAAAGAAACGAAAGATGAAAAACAGATGCAAGGCAAGCAGACCTCACAACCTCAACAGTCAAAAGGGAAAAAGAATGCATACTCAAACTCTGTGCAAAAAATGACTTGCCCATTCTGTCCCAGAGTCTTTCCATGGGCCAGCTCACTCCAACGCcacatgctgacacacacag GTCAAAAGCCGTACCCTTGCCCTAAATGCGAAGCCCTATTCTCAACCAAGTCCAACTGTGAGCGCCATCTTTTACGCAAACACGGTGTAACCAATAGAATCCTCCGGCAAAATGGTGCCATGCTAAACTCCAAGGAGACAGAGGATTGCTCACCAGAGAGTGCAG AGAGCATGTCCGAAACAGAGCTCCCTAGTGGTGAGGCAATGGAGTTGACAAATTCTGGAGCTGAAAAGCCAACTGCATCAGATGCTGAAAAACCCTCCCCTGCCAAGCCAACAGAAGCAGCTGCAGTAAAGCCTCTCCACCACCAGGGGGAGCCAGAACACCAGGATGTGCACGAGTCATTGAGAAGAAAAAGCACAGTCAATGATGATGATACACACAGCAATAAAAGCCTGGACCTGAACTTTGCCAGCAAATTAATTGACTTTACATTCTCAGAGGGTGAACAGCAGAGGTCCTCTCCTGCTGTAGATAGTGATTCACATGAACAGGAAGAGTCCAAGCTGACCTGCAAGAGCTGCAACAAGAGCTTCAAATACGCCGCCACTCTAGCACGACATGAAAAAGTTCACGTGTTAGAAAGTGCAGCCGACGCCACCAGCATGGACTCCAAAGTGGACAACGTGGCCGAGTCTTGCGAACTGAAAAAGGATGACGTAGAGGACGAGGTGGAGAAAGTGGACCGAAATGGGACGGCAGAAAGTGATGGAGCAGGCAGTACGATGGACAGTGGCTCTGAGGACGACACTGGGGAGAGGAGTGATGAAGAAGGAGGTGCAACTGAACCGAAGAGCTGTGATGGGGAGGCTGAATTGTCTGGGATCAAAACTGACAAGAGGAAGAAGATATGCGGAGTGTGTGGCAAACGCTTCTGGAGCCTTCAGGATCTGACAAGACACATGCGCTCTCACACAG GTGAACGTCCCTACAAGTGTCAGACCTGCGAGCGCACATTCACCCTGAAGCACAGCCTGGTCAGGCACCAGCGTATACACCAGAAACCCCGTGGTGCAGACGGAGAGATGGGAAGAGCTGTAGAGGAAGAGGGATTCAGTGGGGGCTCAGCTAGCGAAAGGGTGTCCACCCCGACCAGCACGAACCCTCCGTCTGAAAACGAGAGTGAAAGTATGAAGGAGAAAAAGCGAGAGTCTGCCTACAGTACAAACAGGGAGCCGGAACTCAGCAAAGAGCCGGAACCAGCTACAGAGACACCCAAAGAGCCTCCAGCAGAGCAACTAGCCTCGGATTCACCCTCAGAGGTGGAGCAACCACACGGATTTCTGCAAGGCCTGCTGGAGATCCATTCCAAGCCTGACATTGAACGCATCCTCCCTACCACCGAGCCACCTCTGCTCGGGGTGGAGTGA